The stretch of DNA attgtcGTATCCTAACCGTATCGTgtcttatattttcaaaatttgccgTATCGTCGTATCTGTATCCATGCAACATAGGCACCATTATATATGCCACTTGCTCTTATTAGGTCAACCGTCAATGGTAATAGAAGAAGAAAACTAATTAAAAAAGTTTTACAATTCAACGTCTTCATCTTTAGCTTCACAGCAGCTTTATCTCAATAGTTCCTCACTGAGGCCGACATAATGTCAACTCTCACCAGAGGTAGTGACTGATGTCCCCACAACAGAGACACCAACCCACTCAAATTTTTGCATGCTACAATATCACCATGCACTCATAAAATTGGAGACTGAGCAATCATGCAAACAGGAAAGGAAATAATTTTTCCCCCTTTCCACAGCAACTCAAAGATTAAACAAAACTAAATACTTGtattgaaataaaattcaacgtGAGACAGGGCTATAATTTTGGTTGTTTCCAGATAGAAATTGGGCATAGATGGTTCTACAAGATCACCATGTACTCGTAATATTGGAGACGGAGCAATCATGCAAACAGGAAAGGAGATAATTTTTCCCTTTTTCTAAAGTAACTCAGAGATCAGACAAAACTAAATATTTGtattgaaataaaattcaacttgaGACAGGACTATAATTTTGGTGTTTTCAGTGTTTCCAGATAGAAATTGGGCATAGATGGTTCTGCATATATGTCAATATATCAGCTCTGTATCATCTTCAATTTTACCATCCATTGGTGTCATCCACTTTACAAGAAACGTGTATGACTAAATGAACGATTACAGTTTTTCTCGAAATGTAAGAAATAATGGACCCTTATCCAACTTACTACACCCATGAGGTAGTCCAAAGCTCTGCAAATGCGTGCATGACCAACATTtgcaaaattaaatatatcgtAACAAAGTGCGTGAGAGGAGATAAGCATTAAATACCTTCACAGGAAAAGTGCCAGGAGGAAGTTTGGTAGTCAGCAGCTCCCGCAATCTTCTAACAGCTTTTACCTTGTTTGCCAGAATGTCAAGCAAGGGCAACAGCTCTTCTGTTTGCAAAGGGAAATCAGGTGTCAACCACAAAACAGGTCTTAAACCTTTCTTATACTCGCTTTCATTTTTCGGTTCACCAGAGGCccctttcttctttttcttcttgccACTTTTATCTTTTGACTTTTTAAGGTCCCCACTGTCTTCCCTAAGAAACTCAGACGAAGATCTCTGACTGTCATTGGACTTATGATTGCCATCATCAGATGCCAATTTTGAGAATTTAAGACTCTTTGAATCCTCAGGCTCATCTCCTGGTGTCTTTGCACCTTTCTTATTCCAACCAAACCAACTTTTCTTCTCTTTGGTAACACCATTAGATTCACAACTTTCAAAAGAACCACCATTTAAGTTTTCATGGCAGTCCTGCACTTCAGTGTCTTCATCCTCCCCAAAACCAGCTCCCGTGCGAAGCGCGGAATCTAACTGCATTCTTTCGTCAGCTGTCAATACATCATCATAATTGTCATGCTCACTTGCACTAGCCATTCTGTCATCGTCATTAACTGAAAATAGTTCCTCATCCGTCATAGCGCCAGGAACCCTTCTCGACTTCACACTAACCATCACATGAAGCATATCATAAACCTTGGCTTTCCAAGTTCCAACCATCTCAGTCCTTTCCTGTCTTCTCCAATTCAAATGGGAAACAAGCTCCGCCTGAGTGACGTCAATTCCAGGCCTGTACATGTTAGTTTGAGACATCAAAGTCACTTCATGAGCAACTTCAGCTTCTGATGGTTGCACACCAGCTCCTTCAAAAGCATTTGTGATCTCTTTCTCCTTGTGGGCAAGCACAATCAAAGAGCCAGGAGGCAAAGAGACATTGCCATCTTCTGATGAATGCCCCTCTCCAAGAAAGAGAATTGTTTGATCAGAGCGTTGAATACGAAACCCATCAAACCCAGCAAGAGTCATATCTGCCCGCAGATTAGAACCACGCTTCCATATGCGATAAGTGTCTGATGGGGCAATTCTACTGATGAATGGTATCACTGAGCTCTCAAAATGGAAGCTTATCTCCATATAGAAGTCACGTATTCGGGCTGCTGAAGCCACAACCCTAGGAAGTCTACGGCACCATTTTGCCCAGGCAAGAGGCTGGTAATGTCTGGCAATGATCATGGCAATATTCTCCTCCCGAGTACAAACTGCCTCTTGGAGAGCACTCCATCCATTTTCGTTCTGAAGACTCCAATCAGCACCCGCTGCCATTAAAATTTCAGCTGAAATCGCATCTCGCAAACGAACTGCGAGGTGCAATGGGGTTTCCCTTCCAGGAACATCCCGCCTGTCAATCACCAAGGACACAGCATCAGCATCTCGTTCAGCAGCCAAAGACTCAGCCTCCATGTTAACCTCTCCTGCCTTCGCTAACCGAGGGAGCACTGCCACAATCCTTCTCAATGCTACATAATCACGCCGCAGCACAAACAAATGGGCAGGACTATGTGCATATTTTGACAAATCCTCCATTGTAGTTTCTTCGACTAACTC from Primulina tabacum isolate GXHZ01 chromosome 3, ASM2559414v2, whole genome shotgun sequence encodes:
- the LOC142540444 gene encoding uncharacterized protein LOC142540444, with amino-acid sequence MQNAVEIWFPSVVRKNWRSNCSLLELIVGKGVELVEETTMEDLSKYAHSPAHLFVLRRDYVALRRIVAVLPRLAKAGEVNMEAESLAAERDADAVSLVIDRRDVPGRETPLHLAVRLRDAISAEILMAAGADWSLQNENGWSALQEAVCTREENIAMIIARHYQPLAWAKWCRRLPRVVASAARIRDFYMEISFHFESSVIPFISRIAPSDTYRIWKRGSNLRADMTLAGFDGFRIQRSDQTILFLGEGHSSEDGNVSLPPGSLIVLAHKEKEITNAFEGAGVQPSEAEVAHEVTLMSQTNMYRPGIDVTQAELVSHLNWRRQERTEMVGTWKAKVYDMLHVMVSVKSRRVPGAMTDEELFSVNDDDRMASASEHDNYDDVLTADERMQLDSALRTGAGFGEDEDTEVQDCHENLNGGSFESCESNGVTKEKKSWFGWNKKGAKTPGDEPEDSKSLKFSKLASDDGNHKSNDSQRSSSEFLREDSGDLKKSKDKSGKKKKKKGASGEPKNESEYKKGLRPVLWLTPDFPLQTEELLPLLDILANKVKAVRRLRELLTTKLPPGTFPVKIAIPIVPTIRVLVTFTKFDEHQPTEEFSTPLSSPAHFQDGKSKESESSTSWISWMRGSRGGQSSDSEGRGFRDEVDPFHIPSDYTWVDANEKKRRMKAKKAKSKKHERHGKTRNPDGTNRSCEDIG